The Erinaceus europaeus unplaced genomic scaffold, mEriEur2.1 scaffold_310, whole genome shotgun sequence genome segment aagagagaaagacagaaaggaaggaagggcgaaaggaaggaaggaagaaaggaagagagctgGGGGTGGCATAACCTTGTTAATTACACATGTTTtgaagtgaaaggacctgggtttgagcccctgctccctatccgtaggggggaaccttcacaagcagtgaagacaaacagtgaagcagggctgcaggtgtctctttctctccctctctatccaacctcctctttcaatttctctctgtcttattgaataaaatggaaaagaaaaacaaacaaaaaagaaagagaaggaggaagaaagaatgaagagaaaaaagaaggaaggataaaaggaaggaaagaaaagagaaatgaaggaagggagataggaaggaaggaaggaaggaagggagggaggaaggacggGAAGACGAGATGTGGAGCTAGGGTTGGATTCTGGGTGGAGCCCCCCCGGGTGAGCTCTGGGTCCTGCCTCTCAGGCTCCCAAGTCCCTGACTGGCACATGCCTGTCCCCTAGCTCCCGGCTGCGGCTTCCAGATCGTGGAGGGACCCAGCAACGCCACGGTGGTGGCGGGCGGGCAGGCGCGGTTCAACTGCACGGTGTCCCAGGGCTGGCGGCTCATCATGTGGGCCCTCAACAGCACGGTGGTCCTGAGCATCACGCCCAAGGAGCCCATCATCACCAACGACCGCTTCACCTCCGCCAGCTACCAGGCGGGCGCCGACTTCGTGTCGGAGATGCTCATCCAGGACGTGCGGCCGGTGGACGCGGGCAGGGTCACCTGCAGCCTGCAGAGCAGCGACCGTGTGGCCTGGGCCTTCCTCTCCGTCCAGGGTACGTGTGTGGGGCCAGGGGCGGGGGCCGCCTGCTGGGGCTGTCTCTGTGCCCTGAGGATGACGTCCAGGGTGTGTGCGTAGGGCCGAGGACTGGGCACCTGTCACATGTGTCTCTGTGCCCAGCACAGGTGGTAGGTAGGTGGTGTGACTGCCCACAAGTCCTGGGGGCCCTGGCCCTGTCACCTTTTCCCCCTCCCTGTGTGGTACTGTGCTCAGTTATCCAGAACCAGCCAGTGTCAGTGTCAATGGTTTTgccattttgttttttccttccttccttccttccttccttccttccttccttccttctttcccatccccttctttctctactatcaccttcttcctttttccattctttgcttctttcttttcttccatccttcctttccttctcccttccttccatccacctATCTTCCATTTTCTTTGGTTTTTCCCTTTATTCTCAACCATCCATtactccatccatcatccatccattaaccatccatctatccatccattactcagtccatctatccatccatccatccatcatccatccatccatccatcattcatccaaccatccatcatccatccattactccatctatccatccatccatcatccatccatccatccatcattcatccaaccatccatcatccatccattactccatctatccatccatccatccatcatccatccatccatcattcatccaaccatccatccatcattcatccaaccatccatcatccatccattactccatctatccatccatccatcctttctttctcccttttctcaccttctctttctttctttcttttttttttatttaaagattttatttatttattaatgaaaaagataggaggagaaagagaaagaaccagatatcactttggtacttgtgctgctgggggttgaactcgggacctcatgcttgagaatccagagctttatccattgcgccacctccaggaccactcacCTTCTCTCTTTCTACTCTTCCATTCCTTTATTTGCTCTCTTTTAAGATTCTCAAAGAATTTTAGCATTTTTTAAATCTAGTTTTATCTAGTTCATCTCAATCCCTGGTAGTTTTTCTGAAATTGTGCACTGGGACCAGTGGTAGCTTGACTGAAATAGAATTAGCTATCACTGTcttttctctagatttctgttgttttcgccgggctggcttcacgggcgggtaacagatgacccgggactcatggctgggttcttcttcttctagcgtttgcccttcttccatagccagtcaacagcgtcaggttgagcctgatgtcaagtttcgagacctgctTTGAATCTGGCTGGGtggtacacagtatctctttattcatgctggacgcagcgcaatctataccaagctaagctaaaactaaactactacaaacaatcttgtccttataaatatactagcccagtagggtgggaacaggatgcgatgcagagagggtggagagaaaagtgactggtgaaaatcagggtataaccaggagagggggctgagcaggcaagaatcctatcactgaaccaccaatgccctggagggagggtggtgcttgttaacagaggttatgtaaatagaatacagtgttatgtaaatagaatgcaggggggattaaaccaaatgaaacagaaggggtttttaaaagcataccaacagatttcCATGCATTTGACTCTGTTTCTTAGTATTCCACCATTTATAAATCAACCATTTTTtgtttgcagagagagagagggagagggagggagggagagagagagaaagatagagagagagaaagagagagagagatagaatccAACAGATAGAGACTGAATCATTGCCCAATCATTGTATGTGGTGCTGAGCTTTGAACTCAGAGTCTCATATATTCCAGAGCATTCACTCTGCTCCCCAGCTCTTGTCTATCAACTTTGAAtcagattttaatatttttctctttcatggCAGGGGAGACAGCGTGATGGTTCTTTGCCTGAGGCCTCAAatctccagttcaatccccagcaccactatcaatcagagctgagcaaggctctggtaaaaacctaataaataaataaataaaataaaaagagagaaataatttcTTCTTTCTAGAAGAGTCTCCCTGAGTTACTGCCCTTCTCTGTCCCCAGTGGTCCTTCTAGTCATAGGTGTGTATTCACTTAGCATTGACCAAATATTTCAGAGAAAAGTGTGAAAAAATACATATCTTAGTTTTCCTTGTTGGGAGTGGTGGTGAGGTGCCGGATATCCTAGTAAGAACAATAAAAGGATCCTTTAAAAGACTGAGAAGGTGTTTACTGAAGTCTAACCACTTCGCAGTCCTTAAAATTATTTGAGTTAGTTGGATCCTGGATTCTTGCAACAAACTGCACTGTATTGCTGAGACAGTCCTTCCTGCTGTTAATTTACTTGTTTAGGAGAAACGTCCAAAGATTTAGGCTATATCCGGTATTCTGCATTGAAATAAAACTTGAGAATATTCAGTTGAGGtccctgtctacctctctctttaataggtatttttgtttatatgtatttccttaaggcagagacagagagaaattgaaagggaaggggatgatagaaagagagagagagagagagagagactgactcctgcagccctgctccactgctcataaaacaCCCCCCACTGCAGACGAGGAgggagggattgaacccgggtccttatgttaAGGAACTCTGCTAAGAAGACTGGAGCCGGGGTgagtgaaagaagaaaggaagtctTTATTACGCACGGGCCGAGAGTTCAGATCTCTCTGACAACTCCGGCCTCTAAGCAAAGGACAGTACAAGTTTACACAGGGGTGCAGGTCTGAGAGCAAAGAGCATCatgacagaagcagaggctgcaggttaaggggtggggCTTGCACccactgctcagggtctggttgctttGGTTACTGTGATCTTTCCCCGCAGAGTTTAGCCTCAGCACAAGATACACCACTGGGGGAGGGGGTACCTTTCAGGAgggcagaagctagccagggttCCGGAAGCTGACGCGGCAAGCAGTTAAAGACAAAATATGGCAGCAACCTTGGTGACGATAGACACAGTTTGGCCGTTTGCTTCTTCTTTATcaaacatctttctttttttatatttatttattcctttttgttagccttgttttctttattgttgtcgttattattgttgttactgatgttgtcgttgttggataggacagagagaaatggagagaggaggggaagacagagagggggagagaaagacagacacctgcggacctgcttcactgcctgtgaaacaactcccctgcagctggggaactgggggttcgaactgggatccctacaccggtccttgtgctttgctccacgtgtgcttaacccgctgcactaccgcccggctcccagcgTGTTGCTTTCTCAGCCCTCTGCTCTGACTTGGGGCTTCCCCAGGAAAGGTTCAGTCTGACCTTCACCCTCTCTACTTTGCTTTCACTTACTCCCTCCTTCCACTGCACACAGTGGAAGTGTGTCAAAGTTTCTGCACGTCCTCAATCTACACATTCTCAACCCTTTATGCTCAGTTATTCTCCTCTGTGTCGAGACCTTCTTACAAACACACCGCAGTCCTATTAGAAGCCCGAATTCTGAGGCTGAAGTTTTGGAAATTCCCAACTATcacttgtgcatggtgacgtggttgtcaaccaggtgtgctaccacccagcccccatgtccGTCTCTTTCTGAACAGTTGTGCTTGAAACGCCTATCCAGATCGCTGTCTCCACACTGATGTGCTTTGAATTTTGAATGCTTTAATTTGGAACATAATGCTACTTCGAACGACGGCTGTTAAGAGACTCCCAAGTTATTGGCTTAAGTTCCGTGACCAGATGCACCCAGTCACACGTGCAGTGAGGGGAAGGACGTGGGGAAGGAATCAGAGGTGTGGCTTTGGGGTCTTGCTTGTCCTGTGTG includes the following:
- the IGSF5 gene encoding immunoglobulin superfamily member 5 isoform X1, producing the protein MDSSWESALLMLVVLAGLAAPGCGFQIVEGPSNATVVAGGQARFNCTVSQGWRLIMWALNSTVVLSITPKEPIITNDRFTSASYQAGADFVSEMLIQDVRPVDAGRVTCSLQSSDRVAWAFLSVQDFIYLLMKKIGGERERTRYHFVVGTLAVPKAVRAVQDQPCNVTCRASGWIPLPDLSWEVGVPSSQSSSASAPDPGDPQSLVSVLTLTPQGSGTLTCVADPRGLSGAMSETVNLTVVQPGK
- the IGSF5 gene encoding immunoglobulin superfamily member 5 isoform X4, with the translated sequence MDSSWESALLMLVVLAGLAAPGCGFQIVEGPSNATVVAGGQARFNCTVSQGWRLIMWALNSTVVLSITPKEPIITNDRFTSASYQAGADFVSEMLIQDVRPVDAGRVTCSLQSSDRVAWAFLSVQGSLRRAQ